In the Candidatus Marinimicrobia bacterium CG08_land_8_20_14_0_20_45_22 genome, AACGTAAGCCGCACCCGAAACCATTTTTATTGGCTTTAAAAAAGTTAAATGTTGAACCGGGGGAGGCGATCATGGTCGGCGACTGGGCAGAACGCGACATGGTTGGCGCAAAAAAGGTGGGAATGAAAACTGTTTTTGCGCGCTACGGCGACACAATGAACACGCTTCATTCAGGGGCAGATTATGAGATTGATGCTGTCTCGGATTTAATTGGCATTGTTAAAAAGGAAAATGGACTTGATTAAAATTGGGACCGATATAATCGAAGTCGAACGTATTCGACAATCGATCGAACGTTATGGTGACCGGTTTCTTGTCAGGATTTTTTCTCCAGAAGAAATTAATTATTGCCGAAGTCATGCGATTCCCGAACAGCATTTTGCAGGTAAATTCGCCGCCAAAGAATCTGTCCAAAAAGCATTACTCAGCATCAATCCGACGTTAATCGTCTGGCCGAATCAGATCGAGATTATCAACGACGAGTCCGGAAGTCCGCATGTTCGGTTGATCAGTTCGCTAGGCAAAATCTGTCAATCTTACGTTATCGAAATTTCCGTCTCGCATGTCAAGGAATTTGCTACAGCAACAGCCATCGTGATGATATGAAAGAATTTGTTCTAAATAACCAAGAATCTCATCAAATTAACCGATTTGCGATCGAAAAACTCGGCATTTCCGGGCGGGAGTTAATGTGGAAAGCCGGTGGATTCGTTTCGCTCAAAGCCAAGAAAATCCTGAAAGATGTTCCGAACAGTCGCATCGATTTCTTTTGTGGCGTTGGAAATAACGGAGGGGACGGATTTGCTGCGGCTGGCAATCTGTCCGATTGGGGCGCCAATGTGTTTTGTTGGCTTTTGGGTGACGATGAAAAAATTAAAGGCGACGCGGCATTTTTTTACGATCAGTGTATCAATAAAGGAGTCCCAATCCGTAAAATAGCGACGAATGAAGATATTCTGGAACTCGATGAATTGGCAGAGACGGAACTGATTGTCGATGCCATTTTCGGGACTGGCTTCAAAGGAGATATTCCAGAAATAATCAGTAAAGTCATTCAGAAAATATCCGAATCGAATCAACCCGTTTTGTCGGTCGATATTCCTTCTGGTGTTAACGGCGACACCGGGCAAGTCGGGAACTGCGCTGTGAATGCGGATTGGACGATCACAATGGGATTTCTCAAACGCGGATTGCTATTTTATCCGGGGAAAAAGTACGCGGGTGAAGTGTTTGTCGTCGATCTGAATTATCCGAAGAAATCGTTCGAAATTTTTCCAAACGAGACCTTTTTAATAAGCCGAAATCAGGTTAAAAATATTCTACCGCTCATTCCGGAAGACACTTACAAACATCGACAGGGAAAAGCGCTCATTATTGCCGGATCGCCGGGGATGACGGGTGCGGCGACGCTTGCAGGGATGGCGACTTTACGAGGCGGTGCCGGATTGGTCGTCGTGGCTGTTCCCGAGAGTTTGAATCCAATTATGGAAGTGAAATTGACGGAAGCTATGACCATTCCCGTTCCGGAATCCAGCGATCACACTTTCAATGTTAGTTCTTTGGATTCTCTTAAAGCGCGAATTGAGTGGAGCGACGTTGTCGCTTTCGGCCCGGGCGTATCGACGCATTCCGAGGTCATCGAATTTGGAAAGAAATTATTGGTCGCTTCGAAGAAGCCGCTGATTGTCGATGCTGACGGATTGCGTATTTTTAAAGATGATTTGGATCAAATTCGCAAAATCGACGATCTCATTTTGACGCCGCATCACGGAGAATTTTCAATGATTACCGGCATTCCGGTTCAGAAAATTGCGGAAAGAACCATCGATATTGCCCGTCAATTTGCGATGAAATATTCCTGCACGCTGGTTCTCAAGGGAGCGCCAACGGTTATTGCAGACAGGAATGGCGCAGTGGCAATCAATCCTACTGGGAACGCCGCGCTGGCAACGGGCGGAACCGGAGATGTCTTGACCGGTTTGATTACCGCCTTCCGCGCTCAAGGAATTTCTTCGTTTGATGCTTCGATTGCGGCAGTTTCGATTCATGGTACCGCCGGAGACCTCGGGAAAATTCGGTATGGTACTCGTTCCTTTATTGCCGGAGACCTGTTTGAGTTCATTCCAAAAGTATTAAAAAAATTGGAGCGGCTTTCTGGATGACAAGACTTTGGCTCAAGATTCCGGCTATTCTATATTCATTGGTGATTTTTTTACTGTCGTCCATGCCGCAAGAAAATGTCATACGGGTTGACATCTGGAATTTCGATAAAGTGGAGCACCTTATTGAATACGGCATTTTCGGAATCTTCCTCATGTTAGCTTTTGCCAATTTTCAATCTGAAAAAGTTGCACGAAACGCCGTTTGGATCAGTCTCATCATCGGTATTTTATATGCCGGTACAGATGAAATTCACCAACTTTACGTTCCGGGAAGATTTTGCAGTGTATATGATCTGATCGCCGATACGATTGGGATTGCACTCGGCGCTTATTATTTTTCTAAAAGCA is a window encoding:
- the acpS gene encoding holo-[acyl-carrier-protein] synthase gives rise to the protein MDLIKIGTDIIEVERIRQSIERYGDRFLVRIFSPEEINYCRSHAIPEQHFAGKFAAKESVQKALLSINPTLIVWPNQIEIINDESGSPHVRLISSLGKICQSYVIEISVSHVKEFATATAIVMI
- a CDS encoding bifunctional ADP-dependent NAD(P)H-hydrate dehydratase/NAD(P)H-hydrate epimerase; translation: MKEFVLNNQESHQINRFAIEKLGISGRELMWKAGGFVSLKAKKILKDVPNSRIDFFCGVGNNGGDGFAAAGNLSDWGANVFCWLLGDDEKIKGDAAFFYDQCINKGVPIRKIATNEDILELDELAETELIVDAIFGTGFKGDIPEIISKVIQKISESNQPVLSVDIPSGVNGDTGQVGNCAVNADWTITMGFLKRGLLFYPGKKYAGEVFVVDLNYPKKSFEIFPNETFLISRNQVKNILPLIPEDTYKHRQGKALIIAGSPGMTGAATLAGMATLRGGAGLVVVAVPESLNPIMEVKLTEAMTIPVPESSDHTFNVSSLDSLKARIEWSDVVAFGPGVSTHSEVIEFGKKLLVASKKPLIVDADGLRIFKDDLDQIRKIDDLILTPHHGEFSMITGIPVQKIAERTIDIARQFAMKYSCTLVLKGAPTVIADRNGAVAINPTGNAALATGGTGDVLTGLITAFRAQGISSFDASIAAVSIHGTAGDLGKIRYGTRSFIAGDLFEFIPKVLKKLERLSG